The sequence CTTCCCACCAAAATCATCCTCTCGCAGCTGCCCTGATGCTCATCTGCCCACTTTCCATTTCTTGTAGGATCATGAGTTTCTGTGCAGCTTGATATGGTGGTTTTAGCATGAAAAATGCTCCCCTCACAGCAACAAGTTTTTATTATTTCAACTGTCTACTGTATGGGGAGCATATCACTTCTGGAACACCCCCATTTTGTCAGCGGCTTCTCTTATCCCGCGAGCTGCTTGCCGTCGTATACATACGTCTTTTCCTGTCCGTCCACAACAGTCCGCAAATGCACGTTCCGGCCCCACAGCCGGTGAACGAGCGGAAGGGTGCGTTCAACATATTTCCGGTCAAGCTCCAGTCCTTCATACCGGTTGTCGAGCAGCAGCTCGCCCCGGCCGTGCAGGTCGTCGTCCTTGACCGTCAAGTAGGGGAAGCCGCCGTTGGTCCGCGAACGGATCAGATTATCCTTGATTTCGGCGACGTCCTTGGCCGTTACTTTGTATACCCGCTCCTCCTGCTTGAAGACGAAGAGATCCATCTCTTCCGCCAGCTCTTTCGTCAGATAGTTGCGGATGAATGATACGTCCGACTCCGTCTCCCGGATTTCAAAAAGCGCTTTAAGCCCTTCCTTTTTCTCGATATGCCGCAACATCATGAGGCCCAGATAGTACGGGTTGATCCGTCCTGGGGAAGGCTGGATGACGCCTGCATTCATTTTGGCAAACTCAACAATTTCTGAGTCGCTGAGGTCAAGCTCGCGGACGAGCTTCAGATGCCAGTAGCTGGCCCAGCCCTCGTTCATAATCTTCGTCTCCATCTGCGGCCAGAAATAGAGCATTTCAGCGCGGAGCATATACAGAATTTCCCTCTGCCATTCCTCCAGATACCGGCTGTGCCCCGCGATATAGCCGATCACATCCTTCACTCCGCCGTCCGCTTCCCGGAAGCCTTCGGCTCGGCCGAACCGCACGAATGGATCAACATGCTCCTGAATGGCGATGCCCGCATCCAGAAAGGCTTCGACTTCATCCGAGCCGTATTCATGGCTGAACCGCTCGATGCGGTCGGCGAATACAGCCATGCGTTCAACCATCTGCCGGTCGGTGCCTGCGAACATGGCGTTATTTTTGAAGAAATCGCTGTGCCCCAGCACATGCGCCACAATCAGCTTGTTCTGCAGCAGCGTATTACTGTCCAGCAGAAACGCATAGCAGGGATCGGAGTTAATTACCAGCTCGTAAATTTTGCTCAGGCCATGGTCGTATTCCGTCTTCATTCGCTGGTAGGCTTTACCGAAGCTCCAATGCGTGAACCGGGTCGGCATGCCGTATGCGCCGATGGAGTACAGCACCTCGGCCGGGCATACCTGATAGCGCATCGGAAAGAAATCGAGCCCATTCTCCAGCGCAAGCTCCGTCAAGCGCTCCGCCGCTTCTTCCAGCTGTTCCGCCTCTTGATCGATCATAAGTGCCGCCTCCTCCTGACGTAAGAGATTGCCATGCCTTTAACTTGCCGCCACCTCGTCGCCGAAGAACGCCTTCAGCGTCTTGAACACATCTTCCTTTTCCTTCAGAATCGCCTGGACAAAGGCGGGGGAATTCAGGCTCGCGAGCGATTCCCAGAGCCGCTTGCTGCCGTAGATATGCTGCCGGATTTCACCGTAGCCCAGCATGTTGACCTTCTCCAGCAGATCGCCCGCCAGCTTCACGGTTACGGGATTATCGCTGTCAAGATTATCCCCGTCCGAGAAGTGGAAGGCGTAGGCGTTAAACTGGCCCGGGGGATAGTCCGCATCCAGAATCGCAAGCGCAAGTTCATATACCGAGGAACATTTCGTTCCGCCGCTCTCTCCTTTGCGGAAGAAGGAATCCTCGTCCACTTCTTTCGCCTCTGTGCAGTGAGACAGGAACCGGATCTGCACATTCTCGTACTTCGTCCGCAGGAAGCGGACCATCCAGAAGAAAAAGCTGCGGGCCACGTACTTCTCGAAGCTGCCCATTGAGCCCGACGTATCCATCATGGCGAGCACAACGGCCGAAGACTGGGGTTTTCGGATATCCTCCCATGTCTTGAACCGCAGATCGTCGCCGATAATCGGGCCAAGGACCGGGACTGACGCGCCGGAGTCCGGGATGTAACCGGCGCTTTCCGCCGAGTGCAGTCCAAGAGTTAGTCCGAGCCGCGCCGCCGTTCCGGCGAGATCATTCGTACCCGGAGCCGGAACGGCTCCGGCATTCCCGCTCCCGGCGTCCGCGTCATAGCCGCCGTAATCGTCGCCGGATTCCAACCACGCCGCCGCACCTGCCGCTCCTGGCAGTCCGCCGCTTAGCGCCTGACGCTTGATCGCTTCGAACAGCGTGCGCTTTTTGTCAACATTCGAGATCATGCCCTGCTTGCGAACGTCCTCGAACCGGACGTCTTCGACGGTCAGGTCGGGAGCAGCCTTAGGCTTCAGCTTCGGCAGCTTCAAATCCTCGAACACGAGCTCGGCGAGTTCGTCAATCGTCAGCTCCGCTTCATAATAATCGGCCCCCGGCTGATCGCCCGCTTCGCGTCCCTTGCCCGGCCCCGCCGCATCGCCTTCTCCGGCTCTGCCGATAATATCGCCGACTTGCGTGCCGCCCTGCCCCTGTCCAACCTGCGGCTTGTCCTGGGTATTGTAGCGGAACTTCGGCTCATCCAGGCTGCGGATCGGAACCTTGATCACTTTATCGCCCTGGGGCATGATAATCGACTCTTCGCTGACAAGGTCGGCGAGATTTTCACGAATCGCTTCCTTTACTTTGCGCTTGTGACGCTCCTGGTCGATTTCTCCCTTGCGGTGCAGCGACCAGTCGTCGCGCGCGATCACGAACAATCGCTTGTCCATGCCGCCCACCTCCCGGAATAATTGGATTTCACTGAAAATGCAGTTGATCCGGCGTGCAATCGTACAGACGAGAAATAAGGAAAAGGGGCGTACGGCCTTTATGGCCGTCACCCACAGGTTGATGCGGAAGGGAGCTCCAGCAGGACCCGCTCCTCCCGCTCTTACAGAGAAATGCGGCTGTAACGGCAACACGTCTTGTTGCTAAGGCTTGTCTGTTCCCCATTACCGCTTCAGCAAGCTAAATACGATACGGGGAATTGCCCCTGATTTATCGATTCAGCAATACGATACCGGGCAAACCCTCCCCGCTTCAGCAAGCTGAATGCGATAACGGTTAGATCTTCCCTGGTTATCGATTCAGCAGACTGCCCACGTACTTCATCAGCTCATTGGCGCAAGTGGCGCAGTAGCCGTGATGGTCGATCAGGCGCCGCGAGACCTCGTTCATGCGCTTGAGCTGGCTCTCGTCCGGGTTGATCGTCGAGGTTGTAATTTTGATGACGTCTTTCAGATCGGCGAACAGCTTCTTCTCAATGGCATCTTTAAGCGGCTCATGCGAGGTGTACTCAAACTGCCGGCCGCGGCGCGCGAATGACGAGATTTTGATCAGAATTTCTTCGCGGAACGCCCGCTTCTGGTTCTCGGTCACGCCAATCTGCTCTTCAATGGAGCGCATCAGCTTCTCGTCCGGATCATGCTCTTCAGAGGTGAGCGGGTCCTTGATCTTATGACCGCTGCAGTAGGCCTCGACATTGTCCAGATAATTGTTGAGCATCGTGTGAGCCGATTCCTCGAACGAGTAGACAAAAGCGCGCTGCACCTCGGTCTTCGCTTTATGATCGTATTCCTTGCGGGCCTGCGTAATCAGATTCATCAGCCGCTCGCGTTCTTCTTTGGAGATCGAAGGATGCTGGTCGAGCCCCTCCTTGAGGGAGCGAAGCACATCCAGGGCGTTGATGCAGGACTTACCGCCTTTGATCAGTGCGCTGGAAATGCGGTTGATGACATAACGGGGATCGACCCCGGACATGCCCTCGTCGGGATGCTCCCGCCGCAGCTCGTCCACATCGCCCTTCTTCACGCCGTCGACTTCGACGCCGTCGTAGAGATACATTTTTTTGACAAGATCAATGCCGGGCTTTCTTGGTTCTTTGAGACGGGACATCACAGTGAAGACAGAGGCGGCAAAGAGCGCTCCGGGCGCCAGATGCACCTGATTGTTCAGGCCCGAGGCGTCAACGAGCTTGCGGTAAATCCGTTCTTCCTGGCTGGCTTTCAGATTATAGGGTATACGCATGACAATCATGCGGGAGTGGAGGGCTTCATTCTTCTTATTGGAGATAAATGCGCGGTATTCGGTTTCGTTCGTATGGGCTATGATCAGTTCGTCGGCGGAGATGAGCGCAAATCGTCCAGCTTTAAAATTGCCTTCCTGCGTCAATGAAAGCAAATTCCACAGAAACTTTTCATCGCATTTCAGAATTTCTTGAAATTCCATCAGGCCGCGGTTGGCCTTGTTAAGTTCGCCGTCAAAACGGTAGGCCCTGGGGTCGGATTCGGAGCCATAACGGGTAATGGTTGAAAAATCAATGCTGCCCGTCAGATCGGCAATATCCTGTGATTTGGGGTCCGACGGAGCGAAGGTTCCGATTCCTGTCCGGTCGCTCTCCGAGAACAGAACCCTGACAACGGGCATTTCCTCAATCCGGCCTCCGTATTCACTCTCGAGCCTCATCCGGCAGACCGGGCAGAGATCGCCTTCGATATGCACCCCGTACTCCTTGCGGAATTCCTCGCGCAGCTCGCGGGGGATAAGATGAAGAGGTTCCTCTTGCATCGGGCAGCCTTTAATGGCGTAGAGCGCGCCTTCCGGCGTGCGTGTAAAAGATTCGAGACCGTTCTTCAGCAGGGTGACGAGTGTTGATTTACCGCCGCTGACCGGACCCATCAGGAGTAATAGACGCTTGCGGACATCAAGCCGCTGGGCCGAAGGCCGGAAATATTCTTCCACGAGCAGCTGAATGGCATCCTCAAGTCCGAACAGGGTTCCGCTGAAAAAAGCGTACTCCCGCCGGCCATCCCCCAGCTCGGTTATACCTGCCGCCTCGATCATCCGGTAGACCAGTTCGTGCGCTGTCCCGGCGATTCGCGGATTCTCTCTAACAAGCTGCAGGTAATCGAGAAAGGAGCCTTCCCAGAAGAGATCATTCTCCTTGTCCCGATACGTTAGTAATTTTTCCAAGAACGTCATGCTTACCGCCTCCCTCTGTTAATGTCATTCGTGAAAGATTCAAGGTGACAGATGCAGCGCAAGTGTATAAAGACAGCGCGTCCATTCCGACAGAGCAGTAGAGACATAGTTCTTGCATATTTAGTTGTCTATAAAGTGTAGCATAAACTCTATCATCTAGCGACAACAAAAATGTTATACGGGAAGTAGAAACTAAGAGTAAACAGGAATATTCACAAAAATTTTAAACAATTTTAAGGTTTCTTTGATAGGTAAATTGGCATTTTGATGAAAAATTTAGAAAAAGAGTTTTCGTGCGCCTGTGTTGTGTCATGGGAAATGACAATGAGAGTGCCCGCCCCTATGAGTTTCTTCATTTGTTCAAGACGAAATAACGAATACAATTAGCGCCATATTCATTTTAAAAAATATTAAGGTTGGCGAAAGAGCTGTTCCAGGCAGTATAGGCGGACATAGATGCAGGGGCTCTCGCCCTAAACAGGAGGATGAAGCTATGATTTACATTTCCGATGAAGCGATCGACCGGATGATCGGGGAGGATGTTCCGTACGTCGATCTGACGACCTGGGCGCTGGACATTGGCGGATCGCCGGGAACCATCGAGTACTTCTCCAGAGAACATGCGGTGCTGTGCGGAACTGAGGAGGTGCTGCGCATGTTCGCCAAACTGGGGGTGACCCCGGTATTCAGCCTTCCGTCGGGAACGAGAGTTGAGCCCGGGCAGGTATATCTGTCAGGCAAAGGCACAGCCCATTCGCTGCATATGGCCTGGAAAGTGACGCAAAATTTGCTGGAATGCTGCTCCGGCATTGCAACCAAGACAAGACGGATTGTGGACAAGGTGAAGTCGGTCAATCCGAACGTTTCCGTGGTGAGCACGAGAAAAAGCTTTCCCGGCACTAAGGCGATGAGCGTCAAAGCGATTCTATGCGGCGGGGCCGCACCCCATCGCCTGGGACTGTCCGAGACGGTGCTGGTCTTCAAGGAGCACGCAAGCTTCTGCGGCGGACCGGATGCTTTCGTTGAGCGGATCGGTGAGCTGAAGTCCAAGGTCCCGGAGAAGAAGCTGGTCGTCGAGACGGATTCCATAGAATACGGCCTGCGTCTGTGCCGTGCCGGGGTAGACTGCCTGCAATTTGATAAGCTGCCGCCGGATGTGCTGCTTGCGGGAAGCGCGGAGCTTCGGGCCGCAAATCCGAATGTGGTGCTGCTGGCGGCAGGAGGCATCGATGAGCATAATGCTGAAGCTTACGCGGCTTCCGGCGTCGATGTGCTGGTGACCACGAGCCTGTTCTTCGCGAAGCCGCTCGATATGAGCGTCCGGCTGGTGCCGGGCGGGGAGTGAGCGGGAGACTGCATGCTGCCGTGAGTTCGCGGCAAGCGAGTGTATGTGTATAAGGAAAATAAAATAATCGACTAACCTCAAAAGGAAACAGCGGCGAACTAGGACTCAAAAAGTGAAAGTCTTAGACTCCGCTGTTTTTTAGCTATAGTTTCCCCGTTAGCTTAACGTGCTTCTTAGTGTACAAAATCCGGGGGCTAGAGGGCGTTTTTAGAAAAATGTATTCTTTTTTCGATAAGTGCATATGTTTTGTTGGAAAAAAACGAGTAATTGAAGTATATTTTTTAAGTAAACGTCTACACTTAACTGTATATGGATGCATATTTTAAAATAGATGGGGAGTGTCTAACACGGAAAATATAGATTTTAATTATATAAAAAAGGGTTTTTTGAATGTTTTTAAACAGCTGGGCTTACACGAAGAAGAATTTTTCAATCTGGTTCGTCGTTATCCCAATATCAATAAACTGGACGATCTTATAGAAGCTATTAAAACTGAATGCGAAAGTAAGAAAGAGGCGGCAATCTATCCGGATATCATAGAGCTGTTTAGGAACTATAATGGGATTGTCAATACGAACATTCTTAAAGAAAATCAGATAAATTACTATCAGCTCAACAAGCTTGAAGCATTGGGTAAGATTGTTAAACTTAAACGTGGACTCTATGCTCTTAAAGATATCAATTACATGGTTGATGAGATTGTAGAAGCCGCTCTTCTTGTACCTAAAGGTATTATATGTCTTTACTCAGCCCTTGCCCATCATGAACTGACTACTTATACTCCGAGTGAATACAATTTTGCAGTATCCCGAAAAGAGAGAAAACCTGCTCTTCCAGACTATCCGCCGATCCGGATATTTTCTTATGATGACGATACTTTTGACATCGGGATTAAAAAGATAGAGAAGGATGGTCATGTTATAAAAATATACGATATGGAGCGAACAATCTGTGACACTGTAAAATACAGGAACAAACTTGATGCCAATGTCGTTAAGGAAAGTTTGAATAACTACTCTAACAGCAGGAAGAGGAATTATACCCAACTACTTAAATATGCGGAGAAGTTGAGAGTAAAGTCTATCCTGAATAATTACCTTGAGGTGTTATAGATGGTCACAAATGTTACTGCTTCAGTCATTGACAAACTAAAGAACGTTGCCAGAGCTAATAAAAAAGCGTTCAACGTCATCTCCATCCTTTTCTACCAGGAGCGTTTCCTAAAACGATTATCGATGTCCAATTATAAGGATAATTTTATCCTTAAGGGTGGATTATACTTATATTCCGTAACACAGTTCAAATCCAGGCCAACGAGAGATATGGATTTCTCAGGCCGTAGAATGAACAATGATGCCTCTGTATTGGTCAATATCGTTACTGCTATATGCCAGTTGCACCCTGGCGATGCTGAGGACGGCATTGTTTTTCATACGGATCAAATTGTTTCCGAAATCATTAAAGAAGATGCAGAATATGAAGGCGTACGGATAAAGATACCTTGCTCGCTTGGAAAAATGAGGGAAGTGTTGCAGCTCGATATTGGTTTTGGAGATGTGATAGTACCAAGTCCACAAACGACAGACTTCCCTGTTCTCTTATCTAGCATGGAGAGGCCGGAAATCTTGGTATACACGAACGATTCCGTCATTGCAGAAAAATTTGAAGCCATGATATCTCTTTCCCTGGCGAACAGTCGGATGAAGGATTTTTTTGATATCTACACATTGGCTCGCACAACCCCATTTGAAGGGCTTCGCTTGTACGAAGCCGTGTCTGAGACATTTAAGCGAAGGGCAACCCCTACCGAAAGAGAGCATGTCATTTTCACAGCTGAGTTCTATAGGGATAGGCGCAGAGTTTCTATGTGGGATGCATTTATTAGGAATTTATATCTGGATTATTCACCAACATTCCAGGAGGTTATGGAACTCATTCATACCTTCCTTAAACCGATCTATGATCATGTGCTGGATGAAAACGAGTATTTTGGCGACTGGGATCGTCAATCATTGAGTTGGAACAGTAGTCAGACCGCTGCCCTCTAACATATGTTTCATTTAATTTGAAACCACCATTTTGCCCTCCGATTCCGTATACCGGAAATATGTGCGGCTGTAACAGGATTTTCAATTTCACAAGCGGGAAACCCGCCTATTTGCCCCGCCCCCCTTTTAATAGATATAATGAGAGGAGTATAATATAAAGGACTGCGTTTAATCACTGTTGAAAGAGAGCGATAAAGTATGGGCCGTAAGTGGAATAATATTAAGGAAAAGAAGGCGTCCAAGGACGCCAACACAAGCCGTATATATGCAAGATT is a genomic window of Paenibacillus durus ATCC 35681 containing:
- a CDS encoding SpoVR family protein; this encodes MIDQEAEQLEEAAERLTELALENGLDFFPMRYQVCPAEVLYSIGAYGMPTRFTHWSFGKAYQRMKTEYDHGLSKIYELVINSDPCYAFLLDSNTLLQNKLIVAHVLGHSDFFKNNAMFAGTDRQMVERMAVFADRIERFSHEYGSDEVEAFLDAGIAIQEHVDPFVRFGRAEGFREADGGVKDVIGYIAGHSRYLEEWQREILYMLRAEMLYFWPQMETKIMNEGWASYWHLKLVRELDLSDSEIVEFAKMNAGVIQPSPGRINPYYLGLMMLRHIEKKEGLKALFEIRETESDVSFIRNYLTKELAEEMDLFVFKQEERVYKVTAKDVAEIKDNLIRSRTNGGFPYLTVKDDDLHGRGELLLDNRYEGLELDRKYVERTLPLVHRLWGRNVHLRTVVDGQEKTYVYDGKQLAG
- a CDS encoding DUF444 family protein produces the protein MDKRLFVIARDDWSLHRKGEIDQERHKRKVKEAIRENLADLVSEESIIMPQGDKVIKVPIRSLDEPKFRYNTQDKPQVGQGQGGTQVGDIIGRAGEGDAAGPGKGREAGDQPGADYYEAELTIDELAELVFEDLKLPKLKPKAAPDLTVEDVRFEDVRKQGMISNVDKKRTLFEAIKRQALSGGLPGAAGAAAWLESGDDYGGYDADAGSGNAGAVPAPGTNDLAGTAARLGLTLGLHSAESAGYIPDSGASVPVLGPIIGDDLRFKTWEDIRKPQSSAVVLAMMDTSGSMGSFEKYVARSFFFWMVRFLRTKYENVQIRFLSHCTEAKEVDEDSFFRKGESGGTKCSSVYELALAILDADYPPGQFNAYAFHFSDGDNLDSDNPVTVKLAGDLLEKVNMLGYGEIRQHIYGSKRLWESLASLNSPAFVQAILKEKEDVFKTLKAFFGDEVAAS
- a CDS encoding PrkA family serine protein kinase, producing the protein MTFLEKLLTYRDKENDLFWEGSFLDYLQLVRENPRIAGTAHELVYRMIEAAGITELGDGRREYAFFSGTLFGLEDAIQLLVEEYFRPSAQRLDVRKRLLLLMGPVSGGKSTLVTLLKNGLESFTRTPEGALYAIKGCPMQEEPLHLIPRELREEFRKEYGVHIEGDLCPVCRMRLESEYGGRIEEMPVVRVLFSESDRTGIGTFAPSDPKSQDIADLTGSIDFSTITRYGSESDPRAYRFDGELNKANRGLMEFQEILKCDEKFLWNLLSLTQEGNFKAGRFALISADELIIAHTNETEYRAFISNKKNEALHSRMIVMRIPYNLKASQEERIYRKLVDASGLNNQVHLAPGALFAASVFTVMSRLKEPRKPGIDLVKKMYLYDGVEVDGVKKGDVDELRREHPDEGMSGVDPRYVINRISSALIKGGKSCINALDVLRSLKEGLDQHPSISKEERERLMNLITQARKEYDHKAKTEVQRAFVYSFEESAHTMLNNYLDNVEAYCSGHKIKDPLTSEEHDPDEKLMRSIEEQIGVTENQKRAFREEILIKISSFARRGRQFEYTSHEPLKDAIEKKLFADLKDVIKITTSTINPDESQLKRMNEVSRRLIDHHGYCATCANELMKYVGSLLNR
- the modD gene encoding ModD protein, which codes for MIYISDEAIDRMIGEDVPYVDLTTWALDIGGSPGTIEYFSREHAVLCGTEEVLRMFAKLGVTPVFSLPSGTRVEPGQVYLSGKGTAHSLHMAWKVTQNLLECCSGIATKTRRIVDKVKSVNPNVSVVSTRKSFPGTKAMSVKAILCGGAAPHRLGLSETVLVFKEHASFCGGPDAFVERIGELKSKVPEKKLVVETDSIEYGLRLCRAGVDCLQFDKLPPDVLLAGSAELRAANPNVVLLAAGGIDEHNAEAYAASGVDVLVTTSLFFAKPLDMSVRLVPGGE
- a CDS encoding type IV toxin-antitoxin system AbiEi family antitoxin domain-containing protein, translated to MSNTENIDFNYIKKGFLNVFKQLGLHEEEFFNLVRRYPNINKLDDLIEAIKTECESKKEAAIYPDIIELFRNYNGIVNTNILKENQINYYQLNKLEALGKIVKLKRGLYALKDINYMVDEIVEAALLVPKGIICLYSALAHHELTTYTPSEYNFAVSRKERKPALPDYPPIRIFSYDDDTFDIGIKKIEKDGHVIKIYDMERTICDTVKYRNKLDANVVKESLNNYSNSRKRNYTQLLKYAEKLRVKSILNNYLEVL
- a CDS encoding nucleotidyl transferase AbiEii/AbiGii toxin family protein; its protein translation is MVTNVTASVIDKLKNVARANKKAFNVISILFYQERFLKRLSMSNYKDNFILKGGLYLYSVTQFKSRPTRDMDFSGRRMNNDASVLVNIVTAICQLHPGDAEDGIVFHTDQIVSEIIKEDAEYEGVRIKIPCSLGKMREVLQLDIGFGDVIVPSPQTTDFPVLLSSMERPEILVYTNDSVIAEKFEAMISLSLANSRMKDFFDIYTLARTTPFEGLRLYEAVSETFKRRATPTEREHVIFTAEFYRDRRRVSMWDAFIRNLYLDYSPTFQEVMELIHTFLKPIYDHVLDENEYFGDWDRQSLSWNSSQTAAL